In a single window of the Thermoplasmatales archaeon genome:
- the nuoH gene encoding NADH-quinone oxidoreductase subunit NuoH: MNILLRLALFFAGAGHYGSYFLAYIFETIFFMIFVAVVLIFTIYLFRKYMARLQLRYGPNRVGKFGSLQLIADALKLMGKESILPSGRDDFAFRVAPLVVFIGLFVGFAIIPYGSIYWIGSLTITHSNVSLLLIFGALAIMPIGEIVAGASSKNKYAVLGALRGVAKDISFEIPMMLSVIALVMMASDRTANGLNLEDLTTVQFIPYGIPEVIGLFVFFIAMIARAAYSPFDLGESDSELVSGYSTEYSGMRFGMFYMGLFGSIFLGSMLVSVLYLGGYNGPFSSYAGFIYLLIKTFILVLVAFLVWLSIPRIRIDKFVNMGWKYLLPIAVINLIISGVLTLGLGI, from the coding sequence ATGAACATACTATTGAGACTGGCACTCTTTTTTGCAGGTGCAGGTCATTACGGATCTTACTTCTTGGCCTACATATTTGAGACAATATTTTTCATGATATTTGTTGCTGTTGTCCTGATATTCACTATCTACTTGTTCAGAAAGTACATGGCGCGCCTGCAACTTAGGTATGGTCCAAACAGGGTCGGCAAATTCGGATCCCTGCAGCTTATTGCTGATGCCCTTAAACTGATGGGGAAGGAAAGCATTTTGCCAAGTGGGCGGGATGACTTTGCATTCCGGGTAGCTCCCCTTGTAGTATTCATAGGGTTATTTGTCGGTTTCGCCATCATTCCTTATGGCAGCATTTACTGGATAGGCTCTCTTACAATAACGCATTCCAATGTCAGCTTACTCTTAATCTTCGGAGCGTTGGCTATTATGCCTATCGGAGAGATAGTTGCGGGTGCGAGTTCAAAGAATAAGTATGCTGTTCTTGGCGCTCTCAGAGGCGTCGCAAAGGATATTTCTTTCGAGATTCCAATGATGCTTTCCGTCATTGCGCTCGTTATGATGGCATCCGACAGAACTGCTAACGGCCTGAATTTAGAGGATTTAACTACCGTGCAGTTTATACCATACGGAATCCCTGAAGTCATTGGATTATTTGTTTTCTTCATTGCGATGATCGCCAGAGCAGCCTATTCTCCATTTGATCTCGGCGAGAGTGATAGTGAGCTTGTTTCCGGATACAGTACAGAATACAGCGGCATGAGATTTGGTATGTTTTATATGGGGCTATTTGGCAGCATATTCCTCGGATCAATGCTTGTATCAGTATTATACCTGGGCGGTTACAACGGGCCTTTTTCAAGTTATGCAGGTTTCATTTACTTGTTAATAAAAACTTTTATTCTGGTGCTTGTAGCATTTCTTGTCTGGCTTTCAATTCCAAGGATCAGGATCGATAAATTCGTCAACATGGGTTGGAAGTACCTCTTGCCCATTGCTGTAATAAATCTAATCATAAGCGGTGTGCTAACACTGGGGTTGGGAATATGA
- the nuoI gene encoding NADH-quinone oxidoreductase subunit NuoI, translating to MIEVKEPKKEIPVIGTLKAMFIVFKHLFQKPITTQYPEQKRIIEDRFKFRIFLSLDDCVGCTLCEQVCPNKSIAMTSLNRANPRNKRKIYPDVNFGTCTICRNCEEICPTDAIYLTHVFETSRTRNSFTYTPEELSLPEDEVIK from the coding sequence ATGATAGAAGTTAAGGAACCTAAGAAAGAGATCCCTGTCATAGGGACATTAAAAGCTATGTTTATCGTTTTCAAACATCTTTTTCAGAAACCAATAACAACTCAGTATCCTGAGCAGAAAAGGATAATAGAAGATCGATTCAAATTCAGAATTTTTCTTTCGCTCGATGACTGTGTAGGTTGCACTCTCTGTGAGCAGGTGTGCCCAAACAAAAGTATTGCTATGACAAGCCTGAACAGGGCAAATCCCAGAAATAAAAGGAAGATATACCCTGACGTGAATTTTGGAACATGCACAATTTGCAGGAACTGCGAGGAGATCTGCCCGACGGATGCGATTTATCTAACCCATGTATTTGAAACGTCGCGCACCAGGAACAGTTTCACTTACACCCCAGAAGAACTTTCACTTCCAGAAGATGAGGTAATTAAATGA
- the nuoK gene encoding NADH-quinone oxidoreductase subunit NuoK — MYILVASMLSLILFIVGLYGVMTSNIGIKMLISIEVLINAAILNLVIIAIYYASVQPIVMALMGIGIGAVESVIGLSLLSATFRRFGKIAISLLKEIRW, encoded by the coding sequence ATGTATATACTGGTTGCCAGTATGCTTTCCCTGATACTTTTCATCGTCGGGCTCTACGGAGTTATGACTTCAAATATAGGTATAAAGATGTTGATCTCCATAGAAGTACTGATAAACGCTGCGATACTGAATCTGGTTATTATCGCGATTTATTATGCCTCTGTGCAGCCAATTGTGATGGCTCTTATGGGCATTGGTATAGGTGCAGTTGAATCTGTAATCGGATTAAGCTTGCTCTCTGCTACTTTCAGGCGCTTCGGGAAGATCGCCATCTCTCTTCTCAAGGAGATAAGGTGGTAA
- a CDS encoding NADH-quinone oxidoreductase subunit L, whose product MSATIYWYGWLIVISPLVGFLASYIAGRKYRITAGIIASTAIGLSLVFSILTLLKINSSGQPIYNHFKWFFNIDAGIYIDHLAIIMALMVSFVSLMIHLFAIYYMKDDPNKHTYFAETSLFTAGMLGLIVASNLVLFFLFWELVGLCSYLLIGFWFFKPNATAAAKKAFIVTRVGDLLFLVGMAILYASLSAHISVLGANSPLSIPYLITNAKAIATAIGPTTLGIVSVLFLAGAAGKSAQFPLHVWIPDAMEGPTTVSALIHAATMVTAGVYLVARVFPIFYASSSFALYSVAILGSFTAIYAGILGLVMNDIKRVLAYSTISQIGYMMAAIGLAGIIGYSGVAYGIFQLVTHAFFKALLFVSTGAILIALLELRDIKKMGGLWKRMPMTVTLLLIGAAALIAFPGTSGYFSKDTIISASYVYYLHGGNIASMLPWLFLLLGSLLTTLYTFRMFFLVAMGKPRSDLAEHAKDPKLLPLIPLFFLAAGALFLGIVQPQFYGFLYPSYIMPSLPYYIQYLPEVLMVIGLVVTYFLYGTDRWKKLHFDNSPWYKVVRNKFYLDTLFTNIIAERVIAPVSAGFGAFESAYNKAIDSIGTGTIGLGSRMRKLQNGIVENYFVIILIGMSIILLIMILEGVL is encoded by the coding sequence ATGTCTGCGACGATATACTGGTATGGCTGGTTAATAGTCATCTCTCCTCTTGTCGGTTTCCTTGCAAGTTACATCGCTGGACGCAAGTATAGGATAACCGCAGGAATCATTGCGTCTACGGCCATAGGCCTCTCTCTTGTGTTCTCGATCCTTACGCTCTTAAAGATAAATTCCTCAGGACAACCTATATACAATCATTTCAAATGGTTTTTTAATATAGACGCAGGAATATATATTGATCATTTAGCAATAATAATGGCTTTGATGGTGTCGTTTGTATCCCTGATGATACATCTTTTTGCCATATATTACATGAAAGACGATCCGAACAAGCATACATATTTTGCCGAAACCTCGCTGTTTACTGCTGGAATGCTTGGACTTATCGTAGCATCCAACCTGGTTTTATTCTTCTTATTCTGGGAGCTTGTCGGTCTTTGTTCTTATCTCCTCATAGGTTTCTGGTTCTTTAAACCAAATGCTACTGCTGCGGCAAAAAAAGCCTTTATTGTTACACGTGTCGGCGATCTTCTCTTCCTGGTCGGAATGGCCATTCTCTACGCATCACTATCAGCACACATATCTGTCCTTGGAGCAAACAGCCCCCTGAGCATACCGTATCTGATCACAAACGCGAAAGCGATCGCAACGGCGATCGGTCCTACAACGCTGGGCATAGTTTCAGTGCTATTCCTTGCTGGTGCGGCTGGTAAATCTGCTCAGTTCCCGTTGCATGTGTGGATTCCAGATGCAATGGAAGGACCTACTACCGTGTCCGCGCTGATACATGCTGCAACAATGGTCACTGCCGGTGTGTATCTCGTAGCAAGGGTATTTCCAATATTTTATGCATCATCTTCTTTTGCTCTTTATTCAGTCGCAATTCTCGGTTCTTTCACTGCTATATACGCAGGAATCCTAGGGCTCGTTATGAACGATATAAAGAGGGTCCTCGCCTACTCAACGATAAGTCAGATAGGATACATGATGGCGGCTATAGGATTAGCAGGAATCATAGGCTATTCTGGAGTCGCCTACGGTATATTCCAGCTGGTAACTCATGCATTCTTCAAAGCCTTGTTATTCGTTTCCACTGGAGCAATACTCATTGCTTTGCTCGAATTGAGGGATATAAAAAAGATGGGAGGGCTGTGGAAAAGGATGCCAATGACTGTAACTTTACTTTTAATTGGTGCAGCGGCTCTTATAGCTTTTCCTGGCACATCCGGATATTTCTCGAAGGATACGATAATATCTGCTTCATATGTTTACTACCTTCATGGCGGAAACATTGCTTCTATGCTTCCATGGCTGTTTCTTCTTTTAGGCTCACTTCTTACAACTCTTTACACATTCCGTATGTTCTTTCTCGTTGCAATGGGTAAACCAAGGTCGGATCTCGCAGAGCATGCCAAGGATCCAAAGCTTCTTCCTTTAATCCCATTGTTTTTCCTGGCAGCAGGAGCTCTCTTCTTAGGAATAGTCCAGCCGCAGTTTTATGGGTTTCTATATCCAAGCTATATAATGCCGTCCCTGCCATACTACATACAATATCTCCCTGAAGTGCTTATGGTCATAGGCCTTGTCGTTACATATTTCCTCTACGGCACTGATAGGTGGAAGAAGCTTCACTTCGACAACAGTCCCTGGTACAAGGTTGTCAGAAATAAATTCTATCTCGATACTCTCTTCACGAATATAATCGCTGAGAGAGTCATAGCCCCAGTATCTGCCGGGTTTGGTGCGTTTGAGAGCGCTTACAATAAAGCCATTGATTCCATCGGAACCGGAACTATCGGGCTAGGAAGCCGCATGAGGAAGTTGCAAAACGGCATTGTGGAGAATTATTTTGTAATCATATTGATTGGCATGTCGATCATACTGCTTATAATGATACTTGAAGGGGTGCTTTAA
- a CDS encoding NADH-quinone oxidoreductase subunit M → MIILLLFLLMVIAAIASFFFKKHTFEYALGVSAAVLVVIVFYSVLRFHSGYTGGYISVFTYALAGKIGIFFSIGVSSFSDALLLLSAIVILVAVAITRRKDYAASIYSFMILIEIGLFGILISRNFLFFYIFWEVVLIPAYFIVAEFGGKNKDHVSLKFFVYTHIGSVFLLLAIFTVYSFYYIHTGIFTFQISSLMSVKYFAMIPTTLKYFAIFGFLFSFLVKLPSFPVHSWLPDTYETAPYPGTVILAGGLSIMGGYGLFGILLPVGSLLGSTVLYILIGLGIISLIYFALSAMMQYNLKRMMAFASAAAMGFVTLSFGAGILETGIEQPLELAGGMYQILAHGLIMTLIFAALYFINQKAGSDNIYSLGGVFREMPVLSSSLLVGLLASLGLPGFAGFIGEFSVLVGSFQAIGWIIILVIFAMIITASYHIWAAQRSLYGPYNEHLGKIRDVSAAQFSILLFMMIAIFIFGIVPNLYYGSFLAYLGALI, encoded by the coding sequence GTGATTATACTCTTATTATTTTTGTTGATGGTAATCGCAGCAATTGCATCTTTCTTCTTCAAGAAGCACACCTTTGAGTATGCTCTTGGCGTTTCAGCTGCAGTGCTTGTAGTAATAGTTTTTTATAGCGTGCTCCGGTTTCATTCTGGATACACTGGAGGATACATCTCGGTTTTCACTTACGCTCTCGCGGGCAAGATTGGTATCTTCTTCTCAATAGGTGTAAGCAGCTTCAGTGATGCACTTCTCCTGCTTTCAGCAATAGTTATATTAGTAGCAGTTGCAATAACCAGAAGAAAGGATTATGCAGCGTCTATCTACAGCTTTATGATCCTCATTGAGATAGGTCTTTTTGGTATTCTCATTTCAAGAAACTTTCTTTTCTTCTACATTTTTTGGGAAGTAGTTCTGATACCTGCGTATTTCATTGTTGCAGAGTTCGGTGGTAAAAACAAGGATCACGTTTCTCTCAAGTTCTTCGTTTATACCCATATCGGGTCGGTCTTTCTCCTGCTTGCGATTTTCACTGTTTATTCCTTTTATTACATCCATACGGGAATTTTTACCTTCCAGATATCCAGCCTGATGTCGGTGAAGTACTTTGCTATGATACCTACAACACTCAAGTATTTTGCAATATTTGGTTTCCTATTCTCATTTCTTGTAAAACTTCCGTCGTTTCCAGTTCACTCCTGGCTCCCTGACACTTATGAAACTGCCCCGTATCCTGGTACAGTTATCCTAGCTGGTGGTTTATCTATAATGGGTGGCTACGGTCTATTCGGAATACTTCTCCCGGTGGGTTCACTCCTTGGAAGCACGGTATTGTATATTCTAATTGGACTTGGCATAATAAGCCTAATTTATTTTGCACTTTCAGCTATGATGCAGTATAATCTGAAGAGAATGATGGCATTTGCAAGTGCAGCCGCCATGGGGTTCGTAACTTTATCCTTTGGTGCAGGAATTCTTGAAACAGGAATAGAGCAACCACTTGAACTTGCTGGAGGGATGTATCAGATACTTGCTCACGGGCTCATCATGACACTGATATTTGCTGCATTATATTTCATTAATCAGAAAGCTGGGAGTGACAACATATATTCACTGGGTGGTGTATTCCGGGAGATGCCAGTTCTTAGTTCAAGCCTCCTTGTGGGACTACTTGCGTCCCTTGGTCTACCCGGTTTTGCGGGCTTTATAGGTGAGTTCTCTGTACTCGTGGGTTCGTTCCAGGCCATTGGATGGATCATAATCCTTGTCATTTTTGCTATGATAATAACAGCGTCATATCATATTTGGGCCGCGCAGCGCTCGCTTTACGGACCATACAATGAGCATCTTGGTAAGATAAGGGATGTTTCTGCTGCTCAGTTCTCAATACTTCTGTTTATGATGATTGCAATATTCATCTTCGGAATTGTTCCTAATTTATACTACGGTTCTTTTCTCGCTTATCTGGGGGCTTTGATATGA
- the nuoN gene encoding NADH-quinone oxidoreductase subunit NuoN has product MIDQFFSALGSNIFHAFIPVIFLGIFGFVVLSLGFVNAPKKIVAWLTFAVLAVTAILIYFMEPTHSTFYYGTFVFNKFGIYFAIIMLISGMLVTIPALLGIHQKSEIFYSTLIFVSVGMVIAAFSLNLITIFIAFESVSIGTYVLSSFGKSKRNLEGSIKYFFTGTIATAFILFGTSFFFLGTGSFNLSVLSAVKPAPEITLALIFLIIGFGFKMAIFPMHQWAIDTYDGTENSVSAFLAAGSKILAYLIILRVFIVGFSSDGVDVYYLFVILSILTMTYGNIVALSETNLKRMLAYSSVAQAGYLILIPALIGAVGISDTSVFNLAIASAVYYSLVYIFMKGGAFLMMNTLKNENAQISDLSGLSKKAPGTAVSFAILLLALGGIPITGGFFAKYFVFLSLVAGGLWWLAIIAIINSAISVFYYFRVILYMFGKPVEKSDNMILNASTKVPVIVSAFITVGLSILVIYLPVLETAAKGLFS; this is encoded by the coding sequence ATGATCGATCAGTTCTTCTCTGCTTTGGGTTCAAACATATTCCATGCATTTATTCCCGTTATATTCCTTGGAATATTCGGGTTCGTAGTTCTATCGCTTGGGTTCGTGAATGCACCAAAAAAGATTGTTGCATGGCTAACATTTGCAGTTCTTGCTGTCACTGCCATTCTCATCTATTTTATGGAACCAACTCACTCAACTTTCTATTATGGGACATTTGTGTTTAACAAATTTGGCATATATTTCGCGATAATAATGCTCATTTCCGGAATGCTTGTAACAATACCCGCACTGCTCGGAATCCACCAAAAGAGCGAGATATTCTACTCCACACTGATATTTGTTTCAGTAGGAATGGTAATTGCTGCATTCAGTCTTAACCTGATTACAATATTTATCGCATTCGAATCAGTAAGTATAGGAACCTACGTCCTCTCAAGCTTTGGAAAGAGCAAGAGAAATCTTGAAGGTTCCATCAAGTATTTCTTCACTGGGACAATAGCAACAGCATTTATCCTGTTCGGGACATCATTCTTCTTCTTGGGCACTGGGTCATTCAATCTCTCTGTTCTCAGTGCGGTTAAACCAGCTCCAGAAATTACACTTGCTCTGATATTCCTGATCATCGGCTTTGGTTTCAAAATGGCCATATTCCCCATGCACCAGTGGGCGATTGATACATACGATGGAACGGAGAACTCCGTTTCAGCTTTTCTTGCTGCTGGAAGCAAGATCTTGGCTTATCTTATCATCCTAAGGGTGTTTATTGTTGGTTTCTCATCCGACGGGGTTGATGTATATTACCTGTTTGTGATACTCTCCATTCTCACAATGACGTATGGCAACATAGTTGCCCTTTCTGAGACAAATTTAAAGAGAATGCTAGCATATTCAAGTGTTGCCCAGGCAGGTTACTTGATACTTATACCCGCACTGATAGGTGCTGTCGGGATCTCTGATACCAGCGTTTTCAACCTTGCTATCGCGTCTGCAGTATACTATTCGCTTGTGTACATATTCATGAAAGGTGGGGCATTCCTGATGATGAATACGCTAAAGAACGAGAACGCACAGATATCTGATCTCTCAGGACTTAGCAAAAAAGCCCCTGGTACAGCGGTTAGTTTTGCAATTCTCCTTCTTGCGCTCGGAGGAATACCGATAACCGGTGGTTTCTTCGCCAAATATTTCGTGTTTTTGTCGTTGGTTGCTGGCGGTCTCTGGTGGCTTGCAATAATAGCAATAATAAACAGCGCAATTTCGGTCTTTTATTATTTTCGGGTAATACTTTACATGTTTGGCAAGCCAGTGGAAAAGAGTGATAATATGATCTTAAATGCATCCACAAAGGTCCCGGTTATTGTTTCGGCTTTCATAACCGTTGGCCTCTCGATCCTTGTAATATACTTGCCAGTCCTGGAAACTGCAGCAAAGGGGCTATTTTCATGA